From Populus alba chromosome 16, ASM523922v2, whole genome shotgun sequence:
tcataataattaacaattgAATATGATAATActtaattaggatttttttttcttcttgctcaatcaaatatttgaataagaaatcatttagtaacataataacaattatttttaaaaaatattttttgtttctaaatttattaaaataacattttaaaaaaaaaattatttttaatattagcataatctaaaaatataaaaaaataatttaaaataaaaataaaaaatttcatttaaaaaaaatattttcaagtcataaaaataaacagctcgcagtcattaaaaaataaaaacacacaacACCACTCGAGAAATTAAGGCACTGTTTGGAAACGCGGTTGAAATcgtgttcttaaaaaaattcaatttttttggttaaaatttaatataatttatatattttaaattattttaatgtattgatattaaaattaatttttaaaatataaaaaattatcattaacatgtatatGTATTTCAGTATCAAAAGTTATTTGCCGTTAAACATGCTGTAATACGGTTCACGATGCCACCTACAAAGCTTGTCCGCTTGTCCTTCAAGAGGGCGGGGATTTCTTTGTTATATCCGTCTAGTGGGCTCCACAAAGTTAACGTTTGTGTAACACCAAACACAGTTTTGGCTTAGAGTGGGTTGGCATGTGGTGTGGAGACATTCTCATATTTTTGCATTAAGCTCTGTTTTtataattcattattaaaattacatctttgtgattttattttaagaaactgACAGAATTTGAATGCTTATTGTAGCCATAGTTGATCGAaaaccaaactaattaaaaaagagttgaaTTATTACATGAATTGTTTCACTAatctgaattaaaaaattagtgttcATCTTAACATGttagaattaaatttacttaaataaattaaataattaaaaattcaccaattaaatattatcaagtcaATAATTATCCGGTTTTATTAGAATATCAACCcatataaaattatgtatttcAAGTTTTCGACTAAACTCACTAGGACATAccgaatttaacaaatataattatacCAATAATAATATTGTATCTCACACCTATATACACGCATAACAATCTTGATGTTAATTATTAGAAGAGCACATTGGTACCAGATTTAtcccttttaaaattaaaatgcataatgatttaaaacatttaaagttTGATTATGATGCATTAAGTCTATCGAGAAATCATGGTGAGAGTGGTTGACCGGCAAGTAGAAAACCAGCCCACTCCCATTATAAAGGACACATCCATCCTACGCTACCAGCCATAACGATTCCGATAACAACATTCGGAAAGGAAGCTGTCCTAGCCATGGCTTCCAACAAGAAAATTGTCGATGAAGTTCCTGGTTGGATTCGAGTTTTCGAGGATGGAACTGTGGACCGAACTTGGACGGGTACACCAGAGATGGAGCCCTTGTTGAAACCAGTCTCACCCCACGAAGAATTCATAAATGGGGTGGCTGTTCGTGATCAAATTATCGATCCAAAAACAGGCCTTGCAGTCCGAATTTATGTCCCAGAAATGAAAAGCAATGTCCAGACCAAAGCTAAGATACCCTTGATCCTTCATCTTCACGGCGGCGGCTATTGCATATGCCAGCCTGACTGGAGCTTATACTACCACTTCTGTACACGACTGGTGAGCTCGGTTCAAGCTGTTTTGGTCTCCGTCTACTTCAGGCTGGCCCCCGAACATCGGCTCCCAGTTGCCGTCGAGGATTCTTATGCTGCGTTGCTCTGGCTCCGTGCCAATGCTCGCGGCGAATTATCCGATCAATGGCTCACGAGCTATGCTGATTTTAATCGAGTGTTTCTGGTCGGGGATAGCTCCGGTGGGAATTTAGTGCATCAAGTTGCAGCTCAAGCAGGGTTCGATGATATTGAGCCTTTAAAGCTAGGAGGCGGGATAGCCATACAACCTGGCTTCATATCGGACAAGCCGTGTAAGTCATATTTGGAAATACCTGAAAATCCATTATCAACAAGAGAAATGATGAAGAAGTTCACGTCATTGGCCGTGCCTATTGGTAGCACTGGGGAGCACCCGATTGTGTGGCCAATAGGTCCTCAAGCACCACCACTAACCACTCTGAAACTTCCACCTATGCTCGTTATGGTGGCGGAGATGGATTTGCTTCGAGACTATGAATTGGAATATTGCGAGGAGATGAAGAAAGCTGGCAAAGAAGTAGAGGTTTTTATGAATTATGGAATGAGTCACAGCTTCCAGTTTAATAAGCTTGCCATTGACATGGATCCAGAGATAGCTACCCAAACTAATAAGATGATTGAGGTGATTGTAAGTTTTATCAATAGGAGCTGATCAGGGTATTGATCATATGATGTTTTCGCTTCCAATTTCATTGCTACATGGTCATTTTGCCATGTTACTTGTTGCAAAAATGCCTAGCAACTCCATCTTTTTAGTATTGCTGCTTGATCTTTTCCtgtttttgaattgaaaatcaTTCAACAtgttatttgatgaatttatttttggcaAGTGCTGAAAGCTAAGCTGATTACTTGTGATAAAAATCGATGAAGAAGACTGCAGCAAGAAGGATGAAGAAGTTGCAGAAATTCTGTTAAAACAGTTAAGAAGGCAGTTAAAACCgttatttctgttttttgtttttattgttacaaAACTGATTGTAAATCATTCCCACGTGAGATGATCTTGATTCCTAAAATAAAGGAATCAGTTACATGAATTGTGTATAAAAGCAATGGTTACAGAATTGAAAGTAATAAGAAAATATACAGAACTTCTTCATAATCTTCTCTGCACATTTAAAGCTTTATTCCTtctatcatcttcttcttcttcttctccaacgaAATACAAGAAGAacaacatggtatcagagcaggcAAACTGATTCCTGAGAGGGGCGTAGACTGTGAAAAAGAGATTGATTAAACTGTTAATTACTCAAAAATGGTAGGATCAAGCTCAGCTGGAGGAGACTTAAGAACTCCACAGTTCAATGGCACGAATTATGATTTTTGGGCTGTAAAAATGGAAACTGTCCTCATAGCACTCGATCTATGGGAAGTAGTAGAAGATGGAATAAAATCTCATCAAGCACCTGAGATAGCAAATGGATCAGGCGATGAAGAGAGTGAAGCTGATCAAATTATACTGCATGCATCCACGACatccagagaagaaaaaataaagaatgcaaAGGCTTTAAGCCTCATACAAGGAGCATTAACAGATGATCTATTCCCACGTATAAGAAATGAGAAAACTACAAAAGGAGCATGGGACATCTTGAGCAGAGAATTCAGAGGAGATAAAAAGGTTAGAGCTGTGAAACTTCAAGGAGTAAGAGCAGACTTTGAATATTTGAGAATGTCAGAAAGTGAAAGCTTAGATGGTTATCTAGCTAAATTCTTTGCAACTATAAACAACCTAAAATCATTAGGTGAAGATGTATCAGAAAACAGAATTGTGCAGAAATTGCTAATGAGTCTAAGCAGAAGATATAAATCCATTGTGTCAATTATTGAAGAGACACGTGATCTTGAAGTTCTAAGAGCAGAAGAAGTCATTGCTTCTGTTAAAGTATATGATAAGAGGGAGGATCTGCATGATGAAAGGGATAAGCTAAGAGGAACAGAAAAAGCCTTTAGCAGTTTTAAAATTGGAAACAATCAAGGTTACAATTCTCACAAGAGTTTCCAAGGCAGACCTACTCAAAAATGGCAACCACAAGACAGGAGGGGATCAAACTGGAATCCAAACAAAACTCTGAATAGCTACAGCAATTCAAACTGGAATAACACTGGTGGAGGGAGCAGTCAAGCAGGAGAAAAACCACAGTGTCAAGTCtgtcaaaaacatcattttgggTTGTGCAGGCACAAAGGAAAGCCAAGATGTGGAAGATGCAATCGGTTTGGCCATATTACAAAAGATTGTGAAAGTCAGAATCACAAACAACTTGCAAATTATGCTAAAGAAGAAGGAGTCATCACTAGAACCATGTTCTATGCTTGCCATGCTGCAAGTTTGCAAGACAAAAAGATATGGTTTGTGGATAGTGCCTGCAGCAATCACATGACTTCTCAAGAATCTGAACTAATCAACATTGATAGATCAGTAACATGCAAAGTGAAGATGGGCTCAGGAGACCTTGTGCAAGCTACTGGAAAAGGTACATTGGTTGTGGAAACTCAGCATGGGAAGAGATACATAAAAGAAGTATTGCTTGTTCCCGGATTGGATGAAAACTTACTAAGTGTAGGCCAGATGATGGAGCATGGCTATTACATTCTGTTTGGAGGTAACAAGGCAGTAATATTTGATGATGAAAGCCTCAACAATGTTATAGCAATAGTAATCATGGAAGGAAATTGATGCTTTCCACTTTCACTTGAAAGTATTACACCTGCAGCAAGGAAAGCTTCAGTGACTGAGGATTCCTGGATATGGCATAGGAGACTTGGACACTTGAACTTTGGAAGCATGAAGAAGATGCAGCAGAAAGAGATGGTGTGTGGACTTCCTGCTCTGACTAAAGTAGAAGATGTTTGTGCAGGTTGTGCATCAGGCAAACATCACAGGGAGAAATTCATCAAAGAGCAAGTGTGGAGAGCAAGCAATCCACTGGAATTGATCCACACTGATCTGTGTGGACCAATGCAGAATGATTCCGTGGGAGGGAACAGATACTTCATCACATTCATTGATGATTACTCAAGAATGTGCTGGGTATACTTTCTCAGAAATAAATCTGGTGCACTGAatgtattcaaaaaattcaaagcattCGTTGAGCTGCAAAGTGGACACAAACTGAAGAAGCTAAGAAGTGACAGAGGAGGAGAATATACTTCCAAAGAATTTGAAGAATTCTGTGAGAAGCAAGGAATGGAGAGGCAATTGACAGTTGCATACTCCCCTCAACAGAATGGAGTTGCAGAAAGGAGAAACAGAACAATTTGTGAGATGGGGAGATCTATGCTGATAGAGAAAGGAATGCCAGTAACCTTCTGGGAAAAAGCTGTTAATACAGCTGTGTATATACAGAACAGGTGTTATACAATATCTGTTGCAGAAAAGACTCCTTTTGAAGCCTTCACGGGAAGGAAGCCAGGAGTCAAGCATTTGAAGGTGTTTGGTTGTTTGTGTTACACACATATCCCATCATCACTAAGGCAAAAATGGGATAGCAAAGCTGGAAAGGGAGTGTTTGTTGGATATGGCAGCTGTGAAAAAGGGTATAGGATATATGATCTGAAAACTGAGAAGATTGTTCTCTCAAGAAGTGTGATTTTCAGTGAAGATAAAGCATGAAATTGGAAGGGAAATCTGATGAACCAAATCCACTTGTCCTTCAATCATGAAGGAGGTATAATTGAAGGTGAGAATCTTGAGGAACACACTTCTGAAATTCAACCCGACAATGTTGAACATTGCAATCAAAATCCTATAGATGAAGAGTCAGCTGAGAAGATTGACAGTGTTAACAGTCAACAATCCTCACCAAGCTCTACTctagtgaaattgaaaaccttGGAAGACATATATGCAAGGTGTCACATGTGCATCATAGAACCTGAGAATTATCAAGAAGCTGCTGGGGATAAAGCCTGGCAGGAGGCTATGAAGGAAGAGTTGAAAGTGATAGAGAAGAACAATACTTGGGAACTGGTGGAGAGACCAAATGATAAACCTGTGATAGGAGTGAAGTGGGTGTACAAAACCAAGCTTCATCTTGATGGATCAGTTCAGAAACACAAGGCTCGACTTGTAGCAAAGGGTTATGCACAAAAATCTGGAATTGATTACAATGAAACCTTTGCACTAGTAGCAAGGTTAGACACAATTAGAACTCTCATTGCACTTACAGCACAGAAGGGGTGGAAGTTGTTTCAATTGGATGTCAAGTCAGCATTCCTAAATGGTATACTTGAAAAAGAGGTATATGTTGAGCAGCCTGAAGGTTTTCTTGTAGAGAAAGCAGGACACAAAGTTTACAGACTGAGGAAGGCATTATACGGCTTAAAGCAGGCACCGAGGGCCTGGTATAGTGAAATTGATGCATATCTCTCTATGTGCAAATTCAAGAGGAGCACAAGTGAGGCTACCTTGTATACAAAGTTTGATCAAGAAGGTAACCTAATCATTGTTTCaatctatgttgatgatatagtATATACTGGCAGCAGTGAAAGAATGCTTAGTGAGTTCAAAAGGGAAATGATGCAGAGATATGAGATGTCTGATCTTGgacttcttcatcattttctgGGCATGGAAATACTGCAATCTGAGCAAAGAGTATTCATCCATCAAAGCAAGTATGCAAAGTCTTTGCTTAAGAAGTTTGGGCTTGAGGACTGTAAACCAGTTTCTACTCCCTTGGTCACTGGTGAGAAATTGAAGAAGGTGGATGGGAGTGAGTTGGCTGATGAAGGTCTTTATAGAAAAATAGTAGGAAGCTTACTATATCTAACAGCAACAAGACCTGATTTAATGTATGCTGCAAGCTTATTGTCACGGTTCATGACTGGACCTACCAAAATTCACATGGGAGCTGCAAAGAGAGTCCTAAGATATGTGCAAGGAACTCTAAGCTATGGGATTGAGTACGT
This genomic window contains:
- the LOC118033323 gene encoding strigolactones hydrolase CXE15, producing MASNKKIVDEVPGWIRVFEDGTVDRTWTGTPEMEPLLKPVSPHEEFINGVAVRDQIIDPKTGLAVRIYVPEMKSNVQTKAKIPLILHLHGGGYCICQPDWSLYYHFCTRLVSSVQAVLVSVYFRLAPEHRLPVAVEDSYAALLWLRANARGELSDQWLTSYADFNRVFLVGDSSGGNLVHQVAAQAGFDDIEPLKLGGGIAIQPGFISDKPCKSYLEIPENPLSTREMMKKFTSLAVPIGSTGEHPIVWPIGPQAPPLTTLKLPPMLVMVAEMDLLRDYELEYCEEMKKAGKEVEVFMNYGMSHSFQFNKLAIDMDPEIATQTNKMIEVIVSFINRS